Proteins from a single region of Pseudodesulfovibrio portus:
- the purB gene encoding adenylosuccinate lyase — protein MLERYSRPQMRELWTLENKFRVWLEVELAVTRAWTELGEVPQDACDDIHAKADFDLDRILEIEETTKHDVIAFLSAVEEKVGDNSRFIHLGCTSSDIVDTANGVLLTRAGAILAEGIDRILGVLSDLAHRHKGLLCMGRTHGIHAEPTTYGLKFTGFYAEFLRHKERFEAARENIRVGKLSGAVGTFAHLSPELEERACAILGLEADPHSTQIVQRDRYAQFFTALAMLAGGIERLGLELRHLQRTEVLEVEEGFSKGQKGSSAMPHKKNPISAENLCGLARVIRGNSLAAMENQALWHERDISHSSVERMIMPDTTALVDYMLHRMSGVLERLVVKEDNIERNLMGSFGLFYSQRVLNKLIATGLKRQAAYEMVQKVAMRCWADRLQFEDEVRKDAEVNKHLESNDLDEAFDPSYYKRYEDVVFDRVFKGKQG, from the coding sequence ATGCTTGAACGGTATTCCCGTCCCCAAATGAGAGAGTTGTGGACCCTGGAGAACAAGTTCCGGGTCTGGCTGGAAGTGGAACTGGCCGTGACCAGGGCCTGGACCGAACTGGGCGAAGTCCCGCAGGACGCCTGCGACGACATCCACGCCAAGGCGGACTTTGATCTGGACCGCATCCTGGAGATCGAGGAGACCACCAAGCACGACGTGATCGCCTTCCTGTCCGCAGTGGAGGAGAAGGTCGGCGACAACTCCCGCTTCATCCACCTGGGCTGCACCTCCTCCGACATCGTGGACACGGCCAACGGGGTGCTCCTGACCCGCGCCGGGGCCATCCTGGCCGAGGGCATCGACCGCATCCTGGGCGTGCTTTCGGACCTGGCCCACAGGCACAAGGGGCTGCTCTGCATGGGCCGGACCCACGGCATCCACGCCGAGCCCACCACCTACGGCCTCAAGTTCACCGGCTTCTACGCCGAGTTCCTGCGCCACAAGGAGCGGTTCGAGGCGGCCCGCGAGAACATCCGCGTGGGCAAGCTGTCCGGCGCGGTGGGCACCTTCGCCCACCTCTCCCCCGAGCTGGAGGAGCGCGCCTGCGCCATCCTCGGCCTTGAGGCCGACCCCCACTCCACCCAGATCGTGCAGCGCGACCGCTACGCCCAGTTCTTCACCGCCCTGGCCATGCTGGCCGGCGGCATCGAGCGGCTGGGGCTGGAGCTTCGCCACCTGCAGCGCACCGAGGTCCTGGAAGTGGAGGAGGGTTTCTCCAAGGGCCAGAAAGGCTCCTCGGCCATGCCGCACAAAAAGAACCCCATTTCCGCCGAGAACCTCTGCGGCCTGGCCCGCGTCATCCGCGGCAACTCCCTGGCCGCCATGGAGAACCAGGCCCTGTGGCACGAGCGCGACATTTCCCATTCCTCGGTGGAGCGCATGATCATGCCCGACACCACCGCCCTGGTGGACTACATGCTGCACCGCATGAGCGGCGTGCTCGAGCGTCTCGTGGTCAAGGAGGACAACATCGAGCGCAACCTCATGGGTTCCTTCGGCCTGTTCTACTCCCAGCGGGTGCTGAACAAACTCATCGCCACCGGGCTGAAACGCCAGGCAGCCTACGAAATGGTCCAGAAGGTGGCCATGCGCTGCTGGGCCGACCGGCTCCAGTTCGAGGACGAGGTGCGCAAGGATGCGGAAGTAAACAAGCACCTTGAGTCTAACGATCTTGACGAAGCCTTTGACCCTTCGTATTACAAACGATATGAAGACGTAGTTTTCGACCGCGTGTTCAAGGGGAAACAGGGATGA
- the pyrE gene encoding orotate phosphoribosyltransferase: MTELKQKLARLLLKLSYKEGDFTLTSGKKSDYYFDCKQTALHAEGGYLIGRLFFEMLKGYDVDGVGGMTLGADPLITGVTVVSHLEGRPLPGFIIRKKSKGHGTDQYLEGLANFREGDRVVLLEDVCTTGGTLITAAQRVRDAGLEIVGVLAVLDREEGGREKLKAAGLELDSIFTRQELLAAGQ; the protein is encoded by the coding sequence ATGACAGAACTCAAACAGAAACTTGCCAGGCTCCTGCTCAAGCTTTCCTACAAGGAGGGCGACTTCACGCTGACATCGGGCAAGAAGAGCGATTACTATTTCGACTGCAAGCAGACCGCGCTCCACGCCGAGGGCGGCTACCTCATCGGGCGGCTCTTTTTCGAGATGCTCAAGGGGTATGACGTGGACGGCGTGGGCGGCATGACGCTCGGCGCCGACCCCCTCATCACCGGCGTGACCGTGGTCTCCCACCTGGAAGGGAGGCCGCTGCCCGGTTTCATTATCCGCAAGAAGTCCAAGGGCCACGGCACGGACCAGTACCTCGAAGGGCTGGCCAACTTCAGGGAAGGCGACAGGGTCGTGCTCCTGGAGGACGTGTGCACCACGGGCGGCACGTTGATCACGGCGGCCCAGCGCGTCCGGGACGCGGGGCTCGAGATCGTGGGCGTGCTGGCCGTTCTGGATCGCGAAGAAGGCGGCAGGGAAAAGCTCAAGGCGGCGGGGCTGGAACTCGATTCCATCTTCACCCGCCAGGAATTGTTGGCTGCGGGACAATAG
- a CDS encoding L,D-transpeptidase Cds6 family protein: protein MRFAVLFLTLIISAGSALAEGWVPVLSSHAYGPERIIAVDKASQQLVMFERKSPLHEVYRFPCTTGQSSGDKLVEGDLRTPEGVYFVGHKIDRPLDWDLYGNIAYALNYPNPIDRINGKTGGGIWLHGRGKTFVPRDTLGCVALKVPDMENVATEAPYGTPVVIGSGLEWVQEPGDNEVEALEVVGELTAWARDWQHMDEALFDRYDAALMTRSERVDFKGFIANKRNIFANKPWIHVMVDNVRAIPGPGYWVTWFDQYYRTTGRSSTTGKRFYWKRDDGGKWRIVGREYVTATERLDDKYLSAKREEALRFLADWRQAWLGADVDAYRSFYDGRAVQGDRVGADAIADYKKTLWDRRPPVKVEVDDLEVTMHPNGLQVAFDQVYEDATGYGDKGYKTMVLTPQGDKWKIESEQWRRGR from the coding sequence ATGCGTTTTGCCGTACTCTTTCTGACACTGATCATTTCCGCAGGCTCGGCCCTGGCCGAAGGCTGGGTGCCGGTGCTGTCGTCCCACGCCTATGGGCCGGAGCGCATCATCGCGGTGGACAAGGCGTCCCAGCAGCTCGTCATGTTCGAGCGCAAGTCGCCCCTGCACGAGGTCTACCGTTTCCCGTGCACCACGGGCCAATCCTCCGGCGACAAGCTGGTGGAAGGGGATCTGCGCACTCCCGAGGGCGTCTATTTCGTGGGCCACAAGATCGACCGCCCCCTGGACTGGGACCTGTACGGCAACATCGCCTACGCCCTGAACTATCCCAACCCCATCGACCGCATCAACGGCAAGACCGGCGGCGGCATCTGGCTGCACGGCCGGGGCAAGACCTTTGTCCCGCGCGACACCCTGGGCTGCGTGGCGCTCAAGGTGCCCGACATGGAGAACGTGGCCACCGAGGCCCCTTACGGCACGCCCGTGGTCATCGGCTCCGGCCTGGAGTGGGTGCAGGAGCCGGGCGACAACGAGGTCGAGGCCCTGGAAGTGGTCGGCGAGCTGACCGCCTGGGCCAGGGACTGGCAGCACATGGACGAGGCCCTGTTCGACCGCTACGATGCCGCCCTCATGACCCGATCCGAGAGGGTGGACTTCAAGGGCTTCATCGCCAACAAGCGCAATATTTTCGCCAACAAGCCCTGGATTCACGTCATGGTGGACAATGTCCGGGCCATCCCCGGGCCGGGCTACTGGGTGACCTGGTTCGACCAGTACTACCGGACCACGGGCCGCTCCTCCACCACCGGCAAGCGTTTCTACTGGAAGCGCGACGACGGCGGGAAGTGGCGCATCGTGGGCCGTGAATACGTGACCGCCACCGAGAGGCTGGACGACAAGTATTTGTCCGCCAAGCGCGAGGAGGCCCTGCGCTTCCTGGCAGACTGGCGTCAGGCCTGGCTGGGCGCGGACGTGGACGCCTACCGGAGCTTCTACGACGGAAGGGCCGTGCAGGGCGACCGGGTCGGCGCGGACGCCATAGCGGATTACAAAAAGACGTTGTGGGACAGGAGGCCTCCTGTTAAGGTCGAGGTTGACGATTTGGAAGTGACCATGCATCCCAATGGGTTGCAGGTGGCTTTTGACCAGGTCTACGAGGACGCCACCGGGTATGGCGACAAGGGCTACAAGACCATGGTCCTGACCCCTCAAGGCGACAAGTGGAAAATCGAAAGCGAGCAGTGGAGACGGGGTAGATGA
- a CDS encoding M14/M99 family metallopeptidase, which produces MVLFASHALAGSWEHSFFTGTQYPLKVVYLKGEQPGPTIMVQGGIQGDESAGYITAQLLSQAKVLKGSVIVLPRANVPSINLHKRQINVDMNRRFDQNYNRFYEDRVARVIRFLLAQSDAFIHLHEGSGFYNPTYVDNLRNPKRYGQSIIVDTLVYDKIDLAHTVNSVLEELNGRIAASDYQFKLFNTRTFDQGTDYPEMRKSLTCYALAEHGIPAMAVEVSKSITQIDWKVRQQLAATIMLLQRLGVTVLPPDFTDEEVRAYARKGVQVSVNGRLLPESGVINLAPGSTLSVKSVSSGLREFSPELALFASDRPGVNLISARRMALEPFSALELRSDGKQVARAKVKWTGKLPVSPGEDKPVFVCWLNDNPVFVRDGETLQTVMGDQLILEGLWGSDFKEVVNLKGFVAIPWANNGQDLGWEIILDPDNFMSKYSIESDRPDVTRFRVVRETPGVPSAEFYVDIASRKVHALMLADSRGQSLLVPWVSGGSYRLPQGQYVLEGAWSNGADRKLVTTTGTRPLSQGEAFTVDYGSPLELTVRQATTFGDIGTMTFTAGGLAER; this is translated from the coding sequence GTGGTCCTTTTTGCATCCCACGCCCTTGCGGGTTCGTGGGAGCATTCCTTTTTCACGGGCACACAATACCCCCTCAAGGTCGTTTACCTCAAGGGCGAACAGCCCGGCCCCACCATCATGGTCCAGGGCGGCATCCAGGGCGATGAATCTGCGGGCTACATCACGGCCCAGCTGCTTTCCCAGGCCAAGGTGCTCAAGGGGAGCGTGATCGTCCTGCCCCGGGCCAACGTGCCGTCCATCAACCTGCACAAGCGGCAGATCAACGTGGACATGAACCGGCGGTTCGACCAGAACTACAACCGGTTCTACGAGGACCGCGTGGCCCGGGTCATCCGTTTCCTCCTGGCGCAAAGCGACGCCTTCATCCACCTGCACGAGGGCAGCGGCTTCTACAACCCGACCTATGTGGACAACCTGCGCAATCCCAAGCGGTACGGCCAGTCCATCATCGTGGACACCCTGGTCTACGACAAGATCGACCTGGCCCATACGGTCAACTCCGTGCTGGAGGAGCTCAACGGGCGCATCGCGGCCAGCGACTACCAGTTCAAGCTGTTCAACACCCGGACTTTCGACCAGGGTACGGACTACCCGGAGATGCGCAAGTCCCTGACTTGCTACGCCCTGGCCGAGCACGGCATCCCGGCCATGGCCGTGGAGGTCTCCAAGTCCATCACCCAGATCGACTGGAAGGTCCGCCAGCAGCTGGCGGCCACGATCATGCTCCTGCAGCGCCTCGGCGTGACCGTGCTGCCGCCCGATTTCACAGACGAGGAAGTCCGCGCCTACGCCCGCAAGGGTGTCCAGGTCAGCGTCAACGGCAGGTTGCTGCCGGAGTCCGGGGTCATCAATCTCGCCCCCGGCTCGACCCTTTCCGTGAAGTCCGTGTCGTCGGGGCTCCGTGAATTTTCTCCGGAACTGGCCCTGTTCGCCTCGGACCGCCCCGGTGTGAACCTGATCAGCGCCAGGCGCATGGCCCTGGAACCGTTTTCCGCGCTGGAGCTGCGATCCGACGGCAAGCAGGTGGCCAGGGCCAAGGTGAAATGGACCGGCAAACTCCCGGTTTCACCGGGCGAAGACAAGCCCGTCTTCGTCTGCTGGCTCAACGACAACCCCGTGTTCGTGCGCGACGGCGAGACCCTGCAGACCGTGATGGGCGACCAGCTCATCCTGGAAGGGCTGTGGGGCAGCGATTTCAAGGAGGTGGTCAACCTCAAGGGGTTCGTGGCCATCCCCTGGGCCAACAACGGCCAGGACCTGGGATGGGAGATCATCCTCGACCCGGACAACTTCATGTCCAAGTACTCCATCGAGTCCGACCGGCCCGACGTGACCCGTTTCCGCGTGGTCCGCGAGACCCCCGGCGTGCCGAGTGCGGAGTTCTACGTGGATATCGCCTCCCGCAAGGTCCACGCCCTCATGCTGGCCGATTCCAGGGGCCAGTCCCTGCTCGTCCCGTGGGTCTCAGGAGGCAGCTATCGGTTGCCGCAGGGGCAGTACGTGCTGGAAGGCGCGTGGTCCAACGGGGCCGACAGGAAGCTGGTGACCACCACCGGCACCCGGCCGCTCAGCCAGGGCGAGGCCTTCACCGTGGACTATGGTTCCCCCCTGGAACTGACCGTGCGCCAGGCCACCACCTTCGGCGATATCGGCACCATGACCTTCACCGCCGGCGGCCTGGCCGAGCGGTAG
- a CDS encoding YgaP family membrane protein, with product MAERIVRGLAGFFVLVSLILAYFHSPYWLWFTTLVGANLLQSAVTGWCPALSVLKWMGVDQGRDA from the coding sequence ATGGCAGAACGCATCGTTCGCGGTTTGGCCGGATTTTTCGTGTTGGTGAGCCTGATCCTGGCGTATTTCCATTCACCATACTGGCTCTGGTTCACGACCCTGGTGGGCGCGAACCTGTTGCAATCCGCGGTCACGGGCTGGTGCCCGGCGCTGTCTGTCTTGAAGTGGATGGGCGTGGACCAGGGGCGTGACGCCTAG
- a CDS encoding zinc ribbon domain-containing protein, which yields MNCPKCGTPLPEGWHTCKHCGARITRPSDKIARQMTTSGRFAMVCGGLMLLLAGSLFFYGEADMLWQAVLIVLGLLLIFVGKKMA from the coding sequence ATGAATTGCCCAAAATGCGGAACTCCCCTGCCCGAGGGCTGGCACACCTGCAAGCATTGCGGTGCGCGAATCACCCGTCCCAGCGACAAGATCGCCCGGCAGATGACGACCAGCGGCCGTTTCGCCATGGTCTGCGGCGGGTTGATGCTGCTGCTGGCCGGTTCCCTCTTCTTCTACGGCGAGGCCGACATGCTGTGGCAGGCCGTTCTCATCGTCCTGGGGCTGCTGCTCATCTTCGTGGGCAAGAAGATGGCCTAG
- a CDS encoding pyridoxamine 5'-phosphate oxidase family protein, whose product MTKEKKQIIDDMVSNENLCVLATIEGNVPHTSLMTFFADHAAMKFYFLTHSTSKKYKNLKKNPHVSLLIDRRADDLALSIEGHHLPIRKKQTVEAIIRLYLLKHPEMEEFANHPDTELIRIQGTAAQLAQGMDTIFTTKLKNS is encoded by the coding sequence ATGACCAAAGAAAAAAAGCAAATCATCGACGACATGGTGTCCAACGAGAACCTGTGCGTGCTGGCAACCATCGAAGGGAACGTCCCGCACACCTCGCTGATGACGTTCTTCGCCGATCATGCGGCCATGAAGTTCTATTTTCTGACGCATTCGACGTCGAAAAAATACAAGAACCTCAAGAAAAATCCGCACGTCAGCCTGCTCATCGACAGGCGGGCCGACGACCTCGCCCTGTCCATCGAGGGGCACCATCTTCCCATCCGGAAGAAGCAGACCGTGGAGGCCATCATCCGGCTCTATCTTCTGAAACACCCGGAGATGGAGGAATTCGCCAACCACCCGGACACGGAGCTGATCCGAATCCAGGGGACAGCGGCCCAACTGGCCCAGGGCATGGACACCATTTTCACCACGAAATTGAAAAATTCCTGA
- a CDS encoding phosphoadenosine phosphosulfate reductase family protein: MPTLDETVARTEAVMTDLLAVVDPRRVRVAWTGGKDSTVVLFVWKALLDHHGLGPARAINLDTGCKFPEVLAFRDRLAEEWGVDLFVARPAVRLQGYPLAVDPVACCRDLKVEPLKAAVRTTRTTHLLSGIRRDEHPDRAGRAVMEERRAPDYTLVNPILDFTETDVWAFYARFGLPHCGLYDLGYRSLGCEPCTRKPAGNGPERAGRSGSKEAVMDTLTSLGYF; this comes from the coding sequence ATGCCCACCCTTGACGAAACCGTTGCCCGGACCGAAGCCGTGATGACCGACCTGCTCGCCGTCGTCGATCCCCGGCGCGTGCGCGTGGCCTGGACCGGCGGCAAGGACTCCACCGTGGTCCTGTTCGTGTGGAAGGCGCTGCTCGACCACCACGGCCTGGGCCCGGCCCGGGCCATCAACCTGGACACGGGGTGCAAGTTTCCCGAAGTCCTGGCCTTCCGCGACCGGCTGGCCGAAGAGTGGGGCGTGGACCTGTTCGTGGCCCGCCCGGCCGTCCGGCTCCAAGGCTACCCCCTGGCCGTGGACCCCGTGGCCTGCTGCCGCGACCTCAAGGTGGAGCCCCTCAAGGCTGCCGTCCGGACCACCCGGACCACGCACCTCCTGTCCGGCATCCGGCGCGACGAGCACCCGGACAGGGCGGGCAGGGCGGTCATGGAGGAGCGCCGCGCCCCGGATTACACCCTGGTCAATCCCATTCTCGACTTCACCGAGACCGACGTCTGGGCTTTTTACGCCCGGTTCGGCCTCCCCCATTGCGGTTTGTACGACCTCGGATACCGTTCGCTGGGCTGCGAGCCGTGCACCCGCAAACCGGCGGGAAACGGCCCTGAGCGGGCGGGCCGTTCCGGGTCCAAGGAAGCGGTCATGGATACACTCACCAGCCTCGGCTATTTCTAG